The genomic segment ctgttctttacactcactcccttggtgaactcattcgctcccacggcttcaactctcatctctatgctgatgacacccaaatctacatctctgcccctgctctctctccctcccttcaggctcgtgtctcctcctgccttcaagacatcgccatctgggtgtctgcctgccatctaaaactcaatatgtccaagattgaactccttatcttccctcccaaaccctgccctctccctgactttcccatcactgttgacggcactaccatccttcccgtctcacaagcccgcaatcttggtgtcatccttgactctgctgtctcgttcacccctcacatcgaatccgtcaccaaaaactgccgctctcacctccgcaacatcgccaagatccaccctttcctctccatccaaaccgctaccctgctggttcaatctctcatcctatcccaactggattactgcatcagcctcctctctgatctcccatcctcctgtctctccgcacttcaatctgtacatcacgccgctgcccggatcacctttgtgcagaaacgctctgggcacgttattcccctcctgaaaaatctccagtggctaccaatcaacctacgcatcaggcaaaaactcctcactttcggcttcaaggctttccatcacctcgccccctcctacctcacccccttctttccttctccagcccagcccgcaccctctgctcctctgccactaacctcctcactgtgcctcgttctcgcctgtcccgccatcgacccccggcccacgtcctccccctggcttggaatgccctccctctgccaatccgccgagctagctctcttcctcccttcaaggccctactgagagctcacctcctccaggagaccttcccagactgagccccctccttcctctccccctccccatccccctcgccctacctccttcccctccccacagcacctgtatatatgtttgtacagatttattactctatttattttacttgtatatatttacatattctatttattttattttgttaatatgttttgttttgttgtctgtctccaccttctagactatgagcccgctattgggtagggaccgtctatatgttgccaacctgtacttcccaagcgcttagtacagtgctctggccacagtaagtgctcaataaatacgatggaatgaatgaatgaatggttggaagaagcTTAATTGTGAAGGGGAGAAAGCTGgtagagagccttaaagccagtggtaaggacttTATCTGATAAGAGAGATGACtatccattggaggtttttaaggaatgaGGAGATGTGCTGTTTGTtattttttgtggtgtttgttaagcgctcactatgtgtcaagcactgttctaattactggggtagagacacgttaattagaggagggagaacaggtattgaatccctgtagaggaggaaactgaggcacagagaaggtatgtgacttgcccaaggtcatacaacagtcaagtggcagagtcaagattagaactcaggtcctctggctcccaagccatgttttatccactagaccatgctgcttccttgtactGAGTAATGTTTAAGAAAAGTAATCCAGGCAGCCGAATGGACTAAAGGCAAAAGAGgctggaagttgggagatcagTGAGTAGGTCTTCCAAAGTGCCCAGCTTACTTCTAGGAATAAGTTTGGACCCCTGTGCAATTTCTTTTGATAATAAGCATCTGGAATCCTTTGGATGAAAGCCCAAAATGACACAGTCATTTAAGATCTTAAAATGTACCAAGCCCAAGTGTGGTAGAAAAGTAGTCTTAAGTCCTGAGCCTTaatcatataacagagttgaatgTCTTGAGATGGAATATTGGGGTGCGCAGAGTAAATTTTCAGCCTTCAGCTTTAGAATTAAAATAGTCTATTCAAGATTAAGGATTCAGTTAATCACAGGTACGGTTTCATATCACGTATAGGAAATACTAAAACTTGACCCAGGAGAGGTAGAAACCTTCATAAATTATGAATTCAGGGCTCACATTTCACACGTTGATGTACTGCAAATCTCAGTAGGTGTGGCTAAGGATGAGCAGGTTGGTAGTTGGAATTGTCCTTAATAGACCTCTGATATTTAAACCAACACTGTTACATTAGGGCCTCTGGCCTGACTGTTCCCTTAATACCTTCCGTGTCTTAgaggaaataccactgacggagATCAAAGAATGACAGTGGTACTGTCCAAATTACTATCACCAGCTCCTTCACTCAGGACTTAAAATCTTCTGTAATTCTTGAGAGGAGATGCCACcattcctcagaggagctctcatccctcctctcaagtgctactccggccacctgtgcttctgaccccattccctctcatctcatgaaatctctcgctccatcccttctcccctccttaacttccatcttcaaccgctcactctccactggttccttcccctctgccttcaaacatgcccatgtctctcccatcctaaaaaaaccctctcttgaccccacctcaccttctagttattgccccatatccctcctaccattcctttccaaactccttgaacgagttgtgtacatgcgctgcctcgaattcctcaacagtaacactctcctcgaccccctccagtctggcttccgtcccctacattccacggaaactgccctctcaaaggtcaccaatgacctcctgcttgcaaaatccaacggctcatactctatactaatcctccttgacctctcagctgccttcgacgctgtggaccacccccttctcctcaacatgctatctgaccttggcttcacagactccgtcctctcttggttctcctgttatctctccggtcgttcattctcagtctcttctgcaggctcctcctccccctcccatccccttactgtgggggttcctcaaggttcagtgcttggtccccttctgttctcgatctatatgcactcccttggtgacctcattcgctcccacggcttcaactatcatctctacgctgatgacacccagatctacatctctgcccctgctctctccccctctctccaggctcgcatctcctcctgccttcaggacatctccatctgggtgtctgccagccatctaaaactcaatatgtccaagattgaactccttgtcttccctcccaaaccctgccctctccctgactttcccatctctgttgatggcacaaccatccttcccgtctcacaagcccgcaaccttggtgtcatcctctactccgctctctcattcacccctcacatccaagctgtcactaaaacctgccggtctcagctccgcagcattgccaagattcgccctttcctctccatccacaccgctacccttctcgttcaagctctcatcctatcccgtctggactactgcatcagccttctctctgatctcccatcctcgtgtctctccccacttcagtccatacttcatgctgctgcctggattgtctttgtccagaaatgctctgggcatattactcccttcctcaaaaatctccagtggctaccaatcaatctgcgcatcaggcagaaactcctcaccctgggcttcaaggctctccatcacctggcccactcctacctcacctcccttctctccttctccagcccagcccacaccctccgctcctctgccgctaatctcctcaccgtacctcgttttcgcctgtcccgccatcgacccctggcccacgtcatcccccgggcctggaatgccctccctctgcccatccgccaagctagctctcttcctcccttcaaggccctactgagaactcacctcctccaggaggccttcccagactgagccccttccttcctctccccctcctccccctctccatccccccttcttacctccttcccttccccacagcacctgtatatacgtatatatgcttatacatatttattactctatttattttacttgtacatatctattctatttgttttattttgttagtgtgtttggttttgttgtctgtctttcccttctagactgtgagcccactgttgggtagggactgtctctatatgttgccaacttgtacttcccaagtgtactaaggtacagtgctctgcacacagtaagcgctcaataaatacgattgacgacgacgacgaccatTATGTCAGGGCacatttaataaggttttgatgcATTAATCAGAGGACCCTTACTGTGCTTGTACTGGCTTTAGGATTTAAACCTTGAGGCCACGTTACTTACAAAAGTAATATCCATGTTAACTTCTGGAAACAggattgcacataataataataataataaagttgatagcatttattaagcgcttactatgtgcaaagcactgttcgaagcgctggggaggttacagagtgatcaggttgtcccatgtggggctcagagtcttaatccccattttacagatgagggaactgaggccctgagaagttaagtgacttgcccaaggtcacacagcaggcatgtggcagagccgggattcgaacccatgacctctgactccaaagcccatgctctttccactgagccacgctgcttctacattccCAGGAATATTTCATGTAATAGGAATGGTGGGCAATTGAAACTTGAAATAACCTAAAAGGGTCATAAAGTCATTATCAGGTCTATGAATagaatgcagtaatcaagatttCCAGGGTCTGTGATCTTGCTGTGTAAAATTTTCCTTTTCTAAACAAGGGATTCTGTGGAAATTTGAAGACTAACATTTTAGTAATTTTAAAAATGTAAACTGAGGAATTCAGTAgttatctctccccctcctacttaaacggtGAGCTCatatgtgatagggactgtgtccagtctgatttacttgtatctaccccagtgcttgacacatagtaaatgcttaacaaaaactatttttTATTGTTATCATATTTAGGTGGCAAAATTATCCAGAACATGCTGAAGTTTCTTGACCACTTAAATATGGTACATTTCTAAAAGATTCACATTTTCTCCCACTCGAAGCTTGGGTGTAAAGAGAAAACGGGGCAGGAGAGAGTGTGTTCTAGACTGTTCACAGTACTTAGACTTTTAGAATGGCAGAGGCTTACTtatgggaaagaaaaaagaaaggtccatctttttatttttatttttttttactccttACTACAAGTGTGTGAGAACAAGATATTTTTGCTTTGTTGATTAATAACATTCCCCTCTTTTTGCCTACTCCTAAAATGAAGTCATAAATGTAATGACTGTTGTTAGTGTAATCATGGAGATTTTAAGGATAAATTAATATTGTTGGCCATTAGAAATCAAATTCAATGCAGGTCTTTTGGAATGAAAATGACTAGTTCTTTTTCTTTGATTAACTACAGAAAAGTGTTGGGTAGGTGTGTTATTACTAAAGCAATGAATTCAGTGCCCTGGGCATAGGAGTCACTGTTGTTGATGAAACTTTAATACTAGAAAATCAAATTTTGCTTATCCTAAGACATGTGATTTTATtattgtgtgtttatgtgtgtgtggaaTGAATGACCCAGTGGCAAAATCTTAACGAGTATGAATTTTCATGTCAAGTTGTCATAGGACCAGAAAACTGACCAACATTGTACGTAGTAACAGGAGTCTtgcttcccaaggcttagtcagggaaagatgtaggagcagggaagggggaaaagggggaatgtGCAAGCCAGCCGGATTGGAGTACCTTCTGGAAAAGATGCCCCCTCATTCTCCCCAACCCTTGTGAACCCTGGAAACTTGGGGCTCTTTCTGGAGTTATCCCATGTGGTGGAAATAATAGGGATTCATCTCTTCTGTTTTATATTGGTATTTAGGGCTATTGTAAGTCTGGAGGGTACTGGTTAATAATATTCCCCAGTATTTTTTCCCAATGCTTAACagagtgctccgcatgcagtgagCCCTTAGTAAATATTAGTACCATAAATATGTTCTTTTTGCTGAGAAGAGTATttttaaatcagtggtatttgagtgttttctgtatgcagagcactgtactaaatgcttggaaaggtacaatacagcgggtggactcgatccctgcccacagtgagcttacagtccagagggggagacaggcattaaattactgaaaggggaaatggtagaatgtaaggatgtgtacataagtcctgtggggctgagggtggggtgactgtcaagtgcttaagggatacagatctgagtgcataggtaGCACAGACAGAGGAAGGTggctaggggaaataagggcttagttgggacaGACCTCTTCTAGCAAATCTATATCATAAACACATATCCATTACATTTACTTCACAACCCTGCCGGATTGGGTCTTTCTACTGTCATTAATCCTAAATGCTCCCAAGGCAGATTATTTCTATTTCCCAGTAAATTGATTACAGTATTCACTACATTATCCAGTCTGACATCCAGCTCAAGTAAACTGGAGGAAATAAAAGTCCAGATAATGAACCAGCGCCCTTGCTGCCAAACTTCCAAGCTTAACCATGAAGATCAGAAACCTCTCAACTCAGCTCAGGAGCATCTCCCAGCAGTGGCACCGTGGACATGCTGTGGCGGCACAGCCAAGCTGAAGAACCGCCGATCACTGCCAGAGCGATCAGTCAGCTGAACCTCGCACACGTGAGCCGAGAGGTTTCTGACTTGGATGGCCAAGACTGGCAGATCTTCAACTCAGGCATACTGCCTGAAAAGCAGATGTAGTATGTCTCCCAAACTGAGAAACCTTCAAGGTTGGCAGCAAGGGTGGGCCGTGCCAAGCAGGGCTGGACACCTGAACCAAAACCTGCTCAGGTACAAGCCCCACTCAGTACCGTAACTCACCTGGTGAAGGCCTGAAACTCCTGGCTGAAGCGCACCGCCTTTCCCAATTACTTGAGAGTGTACTGTATTTTGGGGTTAGGGTGTCTTCCCCAAATAAAGCCTGTGCAACTTGATATTCATCTTGATTGGCTTCTTTTAATTCTtttatctttcttcctcttttctcttttccagcTCTCCTAAACTGAAGTGAAGTCACCACTATGGAGGAGGATCAGCAGCACGCCCACTGCATCAATTGCGTTAGTCGGCGGTGCATGACCCGGCCGGAGACTGGGATTTCCTGTGACTTGATTGGCTGTCCGTTGGTTTGTGGAGCAGTTTTCCACTCGTGCAAAGCAGATGAGCATCGCAGTCTGTGTCCACTCGAGCGAGTGCCCTGCTTAAACAGCGGTTTTGGCTGCCCTTTCACAATTGCCCGAAATAAAGTTGCCGAACATCTAGAAGCATGCCCTGCGAGTGTAGTGTGCTGTACAATGGAGTGGAATAGATGGCCAGTCAGCTATGCAGACCGGAAATCCTACGAAAATCTTAGCAGGGATGTTGATGAAGTAGAACAGCTAGATATGGCCTTGGCCCTCCAGGACCAGCGCATGCTCTTAGAGTCTCTCAAAGTAGCAACCATGATGTCAAACACAACTGATAAAGTTTCGGAATCCAGAGAACAAAGTTCTGTTAAATCGAGTGTCCCCGACATACCCCACGCTAATGGCTTGGTGTCTGTTGATGAAGAATCTTATGGGGCACTTTATCAAGCTACTGTAGAAACCACCAGAAGTTTAGCTGCTGCGTTAGATATCCTGAACACCGCTACAAGAGATATCGGTATGTTAAATACAAGACTATGTGCTACCccaggtgagatagatgaagaaCAGGAGGCCACGGAGAGCTTCGAGAGTAGAAACTCAAAAGATCATAAATACCCAGATGAAGATGATATGGGAGCAGTTGGTGGAATTGACCACAGTGTTTTGAATCCAAGTTTCCAGGGAGGGCCCAACAGCTGCAGTGACTCAAATACTAGCTTTGACAGCACTACTGCTTTGTGTAATGGCTCGTATGTAGAAAACAGGTGTTCAGAGGTGATGGACCAGAATGAGGGTTCAAGTATTCATGAGGCAGAACCACCTAGCGTGGCAAATGGTGAATGTATGTCTTCAGAAGAAGGGACTTCCAAGTCTTTCAGCTCACTCCCGAGGGCACCACAATTGAAAGATGCGGTACCATCCAGCCCTTTGCCCAATGGCAGAGTTCAGCGCATCCTCTTGCCGGAAGACAGAAACGAAGAGGAGATGTTGGAGAAGAAAGTAGAACAAGAGGGATTGAGGAACCTAGATGTCTTATCTTTACTTCGCCGCCAGCCACTCAAATTCCTTTCTAATCCAGGTTGGTTCAAAGATAAAGCAGTTGATACATCAGACTTGGAGATTGCAGAAGACCCCATGGGTCTTCAGGGAATAGATCTAATCACGGCTGCTTTACTCTTCTGCCTAGGAGATtctccaggaggaaggggaatatcTGATAGCCGTGTTGTTGATGGCTATCACATTGACTTTGGAACTCAGACTTTTTCCCTTCCATCTGCAATACTAGCCACAAATACAATGGTTGGGGAAATAGCTTCTGCTTCAGCTTGTGATCACGCCAACCCACAGCTGtcaaacccaagtccttttcAGACACTTGGTTTGGATTTAGTCTTGGAGTACGTGGCTAGATATCAAACCAAGCAGCGTTCAATGTTTACATTTGTTTGCGGACAGTTATTTAGAAGAAAAGaattttcttctcattttaaGAATGTGCATGGTGACATCCATGCTGGGCTAAACGGCTGGATGGAACAGAGGTGTCCTTTAGCTTATTATGGGTGTACCTATTCTCAACGTAGGTTTTGCCCCTCGACACAAGGAGCAAAGATTATACACGACCGCCATCTGAGATCCTTTGGAGTCCAGCCTTGTGTGTCTACAGTATTAGCCGAGCCTGCCAGAAACTGTTTGTTGGGTTTGCACGGTGACCATCTAAGTAGTCTTCCTTTTGAGGTCCTCCAGCATATTGCTGGATTTCTGGATGGCTTCAGCTTGTGCCAGCTTTCATGTGTATCACGGTTAATGAGGGACGTGTGCGGCAGCCTTCTTCAGTCCCGCGGAATGGTCATACtgctgtgggaaaagaggaagtacCCTAATGGAACTTCGTCGTGGCAGATAAAAGAAAAGGTGAGTTCATTCTTAATTttattgcagtggggagagggaaagcaaaTGTACATTAGCCTGCTCTGTGGCGGACCTCTTCTGAAAAGCTGAAACACATAGAAAAGTTTCTTTGCATAGAAGGGTAGGGTGATTTTACATGGAGATCATTAGTTTAGCTACTTTGGTAATCTTTGCCTGTGTTTCTGGAAGGCTCTGACCACATTTCCCCCATATCTGTGCAAAACTGAACTCTTAACCCTCCCTCACAAATCTCTGTAACCAACCTGCCCCACGATTTAACATCACCACACCATCGGCCCTGTCTCTCAAGACCATAACCTTGATTtttgtccttgactccttcctCGTTTTCAGACCACAGAAttagcctgtcaccaaatccagttctCAGTTTgactccttgctggtctccctacCTCTACACTCTTCCCACTCtattctgctgcttggatcatttgtctaaaacactgttctgcaaataatagtaattctgctacttgttaagtgcttaccgtgtgccaggcacaatactaagcgctggacgcCCCACacttcaaaaacttccagtggttacccatttctcCCTGCTTTTCCAGAAAAAGCAAACTGGAGTGACGGTGGTAGTGCCTCAGTGCTCACAATGAtgtagaagtgctgaaatggcaatggtggggtggggaaatgagattaatcagagaaagcctcatggaggagatgtgatttcagaatggcCT from the Tachyglossus aculeatus isolate mTacAcu1 chromosome 2, mTacAcu1.pri, whole genome shotgun sequence genome contains:
- the FBXO30 gene encoding F-box only protein 30 codes for the protein MEEDQQHAHCINCVSRRCMTRPETGISCDLIGCPLVCGAVFHSCKADEHRSLCPLERVPCLNSGFGCPFTIARNKVAEHLEACPASVVCCTMEWNRWPVSYADRKSYENLSRDVDEVEQLDMALALQDQRMLLESLKVATMMSNTTDKVSESREQSSVKSSVPDIPHANGLVSVDEESYGALYQATVETTRSLAAALDILNTATRDIGMLNTRLCATPGEIDEEQEATESFESRNSKDHKYPDEDDMGAVGGIDHSVLNPSFQGGPNSCSDSNTSFDSTTALCNGSYVENRCSEVMDQNEGSSIHEAEPPSVANGECMSSEEGTSKSFSSLPRAPQLKDAVPSSPLPNGRVQRILLPEDRNEEEMLEKKVEQEGLRNLDVLSLLRRQPLKFLSNPGWFKDKAVDTSDLEIAEDPMGLQGIDLITAALLFCLGDSPGGRGISDSRVVDGYHIDFGTQTFSLPSAILATNTMVGEIASASACDHANPQLSNPSPFQTLGLDLVLEYVARYQTKQRSMFTFVCGQLFRRKEFSSHFKNVHGDIHAGLNGWMEQRCPLAYYGCTYSQRRFCPSTQGAKIIHDRHLRSFGVQPCVSTVLAEPARNCLLGLHGDHLSSLPFEVLQHIAGFLDGFSLCQLSCVSRLMRDVCGSLLQSRGMVILLWEKRKYPNGTSSWQIKEKVWRFSTAFCSVNEWKFADIMSMADHLKKCSYNVIERREEAVPLPCMCVTRELTKEGRSLRSVLKPVL